tttttgcgCTAATGGCTGAAGCGCTTGCAGTTCGTCTTGCGGTTATGACCGCAGCTTGTGCAAACATTAAATCCCTTCTGATTCTGTCAGACTCCCTTGATCTTGTCAAGCTGTTGATAAAGAAAGAGAGCAGGCCAGCTTTGTTTGGTATTGTGTTTGACATCTACTACTTTACCTCTCTGTTTGATGTTATTTCCTTTGCTCATGTACCCCGTTTAAACAATTGCGAGGCTGATTTTGTGGCTAGATCAGCACTGGCTTCGATCGTTGTAACATCCGTTGGTGGAGAGTAAACTCTAATTATGAATGAATttatgtttgaccaaaaaaaaaaaaaccaataatCATCACATAACACATCTAAATTTCTACCTATAACATgcaataaaacatataaaataaccaaaaagagagagagaactaCCCAGAGTGTCTCAACATGAACTGCACACACTGCACCTGTGGTACAACATGACCCAAGTCTACCACACATAGATAAGTAGCCGCTCCACCATCTCAGGCTCGCTGCTTTCCCTATACGATTATGAACCTCGCAACTTTAATATGCGCTTTGCGATCCGATGCAACCACAACAATTATATGGagttattttgaaacaaattatattaaaactattCATCAAGGAAAGGCTTTTGCGTGGCAGGTGGACTACACGCATGGGTGATTTTTCTTTTCGTCTGGCTTCCGATGACTTCGCCGAACAACGTTGAGATCTCCCACACCTTCCCTTCTCCTTCGGTAATTTTTATGACAGATTAGTCGATCTGCGGTGAGAGTTAAAGAAAAGGATGTGGCCGTTAGTTCTTTATACTTTTTGGTATTATATTCTTACAAAAACTAAGCTTATTTCTAAATTGAGGACGTTAGTGAAAAGCTAAACCGTTCTTTTTAACTTTAGATTTTCATTCAAGAAGAAGTTCAAAACTTACGCTCCATGATTGAGTACCCGGAGagagggtctatccgtgggctgcACTTCTCCTTGGGGATTAGTCTGGGCCTCTCCATGGGCCTGGGATACCCCaaggttaaacaaaaaaaaaaaaaaaaaagattggatAATCCTTGTGGACCAAAAGGTGGGATAACATCTCCTGGACATTATTTGTAAAATCATTTTTACATATGTCATCACCACGTTCAATTTcaacaaaaatgataatatagCTTTTAGAAGTGATAACATGACATTAACCTAATTACgacatatacaatttttttcttataaagatttatttttGTCAAGGTTTTTAATATGGTAATGATTATTAACTCATATAGCACTATTaatgttattttgaataaatttttatttggcaaaaataataaaatataataatattaataattcatatatcactacaaaatttatatatcacattaataaaaattaaacttattttccagaaaaaaataaattaaatatagttacaaatatatatatttatatatatatatatatatatatatatataacttataaatcATCTATATAATCAAAATAGTTGTAAATCAGTATcaacaaatacaaaactaaattataaataatcaaataattattttgatagttaaaatattaaaatttatttaaagttaTCTTCATTATGTTAATTAACAATTTGATTTTTACCGGTTTAACAtgttttaactaaaacaaacaaaaattcaaaatttgttagaatctatatattaaatatatacatatttaagacTAGCTGATAAgaaacatatttaaataaataaaccttaaatttaatatgaaataaatcataaatttttgaatatcCACCAGGAGTCCAAGTTTTGGCACTCTCAAATTTTTTATCGAATCCAATTATTTTTCCTACCCAACTACTCTTCGCAAATATGGATATTTTGGAGAGTTTTTCCACAAATGGAAGATCAACAATTCGCTTGGATGTTATGGTACATCTGGAAGAGatgaaataataaagttttcagtaacATGTATATCGATCCCATTGCACTTTTGAAATTGGCAAAAACAGAATCTCTACTTTGGACTGACACATAGGTTTCACTGACACAAAAGCTTCCTCAAAATACAGAGGTAGATGTCATTATTTTACCAACCATAACAGGTAGATGGTGTTTCATGGATGGATCATGAAAAGACCGAGAAAAAATTTCAGGATGAGGTTGGTACAGtactttagaaggttttgatggtttggTGGGAGCAATAAATACAAGGGCTAGTCTTTCCCCCTTCACTCGGAAGTGGAAACGCTCATTTGCACTAtagaatgtatgaggaatttagATCAGTTTCAGGTCacatttgcaacagattgttttCAATTAGTGAAGATGATTTTAGAATTAGAAGAATGGACAGCTTTCTAAGTTATTTGGAAGGTATCAAGATTCAAAAGGGAAGTTTTCACAACTCAAGCATCATTCATGTACCCAGAGCACATAATTGCATTCAATGCCAGGAAACATTCgtttttgtcgttcacatggatagCGAGTTACCATTTTGGCTTGCAGAGTCTTCATAAGtgtttatgttgatgacaaaaagaTAGATATTGctatttttcttctatttatagaagaagaaataatattcctctcttttttactatatatatttagagATTGATATTTTAAAGGAACAAATTGGAACATATCTCagctctattatagagtttctctattttagaactaaaaatagcaaaatacatcGGAAATAGTCTATGACCAGGTTATACAGATGCAGCTTCCTTCTCAAGCAGACTACGGAGCCAAGAGGGTCCTTCTACAGCTACATACGAATGAATTTAAAGGTCCTTCATCACACTTGTAGCgaatgaatattatattattataatttatatatctaaatatagatatatttaaaactcgttgataaaaacatatataaaataattaagcactaataataatataatatcaattatttttatacaattaAATCTTAACTCtactgaaatttaaataaaatcaaagtaaaatttttaaaccagattaaaataaaaaaactgcagtaaataaatttataattttagttttttcaaaCCGATAAAgttagtatataaaaataataatgatccAATATAAactaatgttttcttttaaataaaaatatattatattaaaattattatttctgcTTATGGCGCAAAAACTCTCAATGCTAAAATAATAATGCATTTAAAGACAATACCAAAAAAGCATTCAAttaaacaaaagacaaaaaaaaaccgcCAATAGGCAACACTGCAAAGAAAAAGCGAGTCCCATCTCTTGAAGACCTTGCGATAGGACAAGACACAATAAAGACACCGTccaaatcaaagaaaaatagaGCTAAAAGCATTTccaacttattattattttcaattctATAAAAGCATTTAgagttaaaattgatttaaccTAACTCTATTTCTTCCCCTATAATAAAAATCtctattttttctctattttagagaaaaaaaatcgcATTCCTCTATTGCTATTTTTTATTCTACATTTAGTGATtgctattttagagaaatacattggagcatATCTCACCTTTATTATAAAGTTTCTCTATTTTTGAGGTGAAAATAGttaaatacattggagatggtctaagggcATCTCTAGCTTATTGCTATTTTCAACTATAGAAtaggatttaaaaataaaaattgcttTAATCTACctttatttattactctataatagatattgttgtttttttctctattttttttactatatatttagaGATTTCTATTTTCGAGGAATATATAGGAACATATCTCAGCTCTATTGCAAAGtagtaaaatatattgaaaatagtCTAAGACCAAGTTATACAAATGCAGCTTCCTTCTCAAGCAGACTACGGAGCCAAAAGGGTCCTTCTACGGCTACATATGAATGAATTTGAAAGTCCGTCGTTACATTTGCAGCGACTGAGATAGCAACCATGTTCACACGAAGACTTATAAGAGACACAACTGACCAGAGAAGCGAGGTGAGCTCTGGTAATAATAGAGAGTCAAACCGAGGGAAATAACGTCTACTATGAAAGATCGACCGACCTTCACAATCCCTACCAGCCAAGTTGCTCCCCTGATACCAACAGTGTATACCCCTTAAGGCCGCAAGATTGCATATGAGCCAGTTGATGGAGGGCCTGGTCCACACTACACATTCAATAGAATCCAGACTCAGGACGATCCAAAACCTTGCtatgaatctctctctctccaaattTCAGCTTCCATAGAGCTTTCTCATAAACACTTGCAGGATGCTTTGAatgatgaaaacaaaattaatttcttCCTTTCCATATGTGCCACAGGAAATATATGACTGGTCTCAGGAGATAACATTTTCTTTTCGATTACATACCAAGAGATGATGTAGGTTCAATGAAACCGAATTGGACAAAAACTGGTGACCATTAAAATAGGAATAATGTACATAAGTTAATCATCCATAAAATCTATCAAACTTGCCGAATTGGCTCACAAACCTTTTAGTTCTTTCAATGagtaaatcataaataaaaataaaaataaaaaaatcatccaaacaaATTCAGAAGAACCTAAGTTTCTTTTTCTTAGATACTCCCTCAGTTACTTGTCTTCATTCCTATCTTTTCGCTACCTCTATATCATCAAACCTCAAACTCAAACACCAAATAACGCATAATCCTAACTTGCCTTTGGGTGTTGTTGTGGTGAGGTTGCAATGGTATAGAACAGCTTAAGGTCTTTCCATCATTATATCCCTGGCTTCTCTACAGTATTTAACCCTGTCGTTTTGCAGATTGGACAAAGATTCTTTTGCTTCAGCCATTCTTTAATGCATTGGCTATGGAAGCCATGCCCACATTCCAGCATTCCCAGTTCTTCTCCCTCATTGTATTCCTCCTGCAGGTAATGGCCACCAAGTTTAAACCAACATGTCCTTAAAATTAGTAAAGATGAGCACAAGATGTGATGTTGTTACCTGACAGATACAACATGGTTCTATTTCTTGTGGACATCTGGTGTCACTGCTGTATTTTCGTTGCTTCAATCGGTTGGATATGGTTTCCTCGTTGAGACCGGTGCAAACATCTCCAATCCGCTCTCCTAGAGACAACAACTCCTACAGATTTCAAACTCAGGGTTAGTATGACACTAACGAGCAATAAATAACGACAGGTGTTTTACCTCATACGACATGTTGTCAACATCGAGTCGCATGTCTCGATAACGGTCATGAATACCAGCTGCACCTAGCATCGACTGATTGAGAAGCATAACATCCTGAATAAATCAGAGCACAAAAACATATATCTCTGCAGCAAGAAGATaagaataaatacaaaaatatcaaacaaagtAAGCATTTTATGTACCTCCAAACGCAAGGTCCCTGTCCTACGCATCTGTTCCAAGACATTGCGGAGCTGTTTAAAAACAGAACCAGGGTGTCAGCTCTACAGAGAGCAGTTTCTCAAGAATATTATAGATCTAACATGAAACTAACCTCTGCCAGTCTGCCTCTTCCTCGCGAAGATTGAGGAACGCCATTTGTAGTTTGCCCTTGTCTTGGTACTACTCTCGAGAAAGCCCGACTCTGCGCCTGAAAGGTGGCATCACCGCCAGATTGATGAAGCACATGCTGATCCAGAGGGGCCGAAGAAAGCAACGACCTCCTCCGTAAATGTTCGGATAATCTTCTTTGATTTTGCGCCGAGTTATTCTGGTAAGGAGTCAATGAGGGTGATGGCTGAACACTGTTCCACGGACCACTTACATGACCGTGGGGCAGATTTGTCACACCAGGAGGTGGAACAAACAAGGCATTTGCCAGCATGTTGCTTCTTTCAACAACAACAGAAGATCCACCCGCTGCTGCTGCTGGATTCCATTGGAATGGTGGTGTCATATTTCTTGAAAGAGGGGGTATAGTAGTACCAGCAGAAGCATTTGGGTTCAGAGGAGTATAATTGCCGAAAGCGTGTCTATATCTCAAGTCCACGAGCTGTTGGTCTCCTGGTGCGCTCAAGGATGGAGCAATAGGTTGCCTGATAACAGTTCCAGCAGCAAAGACATTTTCTGGATCAGCCCTGACAGAGAAGTTTCTGTTGGAGCTGTCTGGGATGATGGCAGGAGGAGCAGACAGGTTTGGAACACCGCCAGGGCCCAATCCTCTTGGCCCATGGTTAAGAGACATGTTCAAAGAACTGCTCTCTCCACGGTGGAACTCACGGAAACCTACATTTGACTGTCCAATGCCGGCATCAAGAGCCTTTCTTTTACGCTGCCCATCTGCACACGAACCACCGTTCTCTGGTATAATAAGACCAGACTCAAGCCCATTCTGCTCTGCATTCAGATCGCCAACCACTCCGTTTGCACTAGAAGAAGGTTGCATAAACTCCACCATCCATTGCTCAGTGATAATAGTAGGTGCTTCGTTCTTTGCACCACCAGAGCTACCCTCGCGTTGCTCAGGATACACTGAGTTTGCAAAACTAGTATTGGTAGTATCCGCAGCTGAGTTCATGTAATTCTGAAGATCGTTATCACCAATACTGTGACGATTCCCCCACCGAATCTGCTGATCTACCACAGGATTAGTCGATGAAGAACCATTCTCAAAGTTCAAGGCCTCACCCATACTAGCCCTTTCTCCCTGCATCTTATCCTCAATCACAGTTGACACTTTTGCGCCACGAAGCCGATGCTAGAAACTGCAACACATCATCAAAAAGGAATCATATAAGTAACAATGACAATAGAAAAGGAGCATTACAATCCTCGAAGAGTATGATCGTCAAAAGAAACAGAGTTAAGCATTCAAAAGAGTTCCTCAAAAGCCAATGGTGGGTGGGTGATCTACGATTGAAGAACATAAGGGTTTATCTTAGTTCTCTTTTCAACTTCATTTGCTTAGTTTATCTTATCTTATATACAAACGCTACATTATCAAGCACAGCCTATACATATAACCAACCAATGGCACTTGAAAGTTGCAATAACAAAGAACATAAAAACAATTTGCAAAAATCTCAACTTTCAAATCACATTCTCAATACAAAGCATACTTATTCAACAGCACATACAAAAGCAAAGCAAAGCATAACAACAACTTGGAATGTATCCTTATAAAAACCAAAAGCCTTGTTGAagagaaataagaaaataattaaaagacaACCTTTTGTTGAAACCAAACACTGAAACAGTTTCCTAAAGACAGAGATCCAGCATTAAAAACTCACTGCAAAGAAACTAACTTTCTTCTTCCAAAAGGATGAACACATACAAACCCAACAATTACGATCAAGCTTGAAAAAACCCACaacccagaaaaaaaaaacaaagaaatcaaAGAAAGAAGACCGATCTGAGAAGGTTTGGTGAGAGAAAGAAACGGCTTCAACCTTAAATATGTTAAGATTCTTCCACAAACACACAACGAAAGAGGAAACCGATTGCGGAGAAAAGAGGAGAAAGGAGAAAACAAACCACTTTTATCAAGGCagagagaagaggaggaggagatgatgaagatcGGAATGAGGGAAAGCCAACACAAACCAAATGGGAATAGAATCCGgagagattattattattaggagGAGAGAACAGAGTAAATATTAGTACTATGTGTATATTCACATTTAACCAAAGACAATATTATTATGATATTGCAtttaagagatttttttttttttaaaaagtcaacAAGACTGAGCAGTTTCCAAAAGACTGAATTGAATAGCTACGTACCAAAAAGAAGATGGGTACGAATCACACAACACGAAACTTATGGTAATaatattaactatattataGAGAGGAGAAAAAAGGAAGTTGGGGGAAATTAAGCGGAGAAGTTGTCTTTGTCCCGTCTTTGCTCTCACGTCCAACTAAACGCACGCGGCCTGCCTTTTTAATTTTACTTCTCAAGTTAAAAGTTGAACCGAATCCAAAgttaatcccttatatattaaaagaaattcaTTGGCTTTAATGCATTTACACTACCTTCGTCACGTGGTGCTTTCACAttcatttagaaaaatttaCGTTGTCATATCGATTTAATAGAGCACCTCACAATTTTTTGTTTCCTATTTTGATTAAAAGCTATAACAAACGTTTTACATCGTCGATACTCTCATGTTTGTAAGTTTTTGAGCTTTCAAAATTTTGGAAAGTTATATCGAAGTGGAGGGTTATGAAAAGGTGTTCACGATGCATCACATCCTTACACAGTTCTCTGGTCACACTCTCTTTGACAACAACAGTGTTTGCCATCATCTTCCCGATGTTAAGCTTCTCTCTCTGGTCGTCTCTACTATCTTGTCCCTACAAcaacgaaaaagaaaaagaccaaCAACGTAACTTTTGCAGATCCTGAGGTGGAAGAAGACGCAAAATTACTAAGAAAAGGTGTAGGTAGCCGATCACACTGGTGCAAGAACCAGCAACACTTATGGTGATGATAATAAGAACGTGAGTGTTATGAGAATGAAGATCGTTGTGAGTAAGCAAGAGTTAGAGAAGCTGCTCCAAGGAGGGTCATTCATGAAATGGTCTACCAGACTCTTGAGAAACAAACTTTGCTTTCTGATGATGATAATTTTCAATGTAAGACCAAGAAAGTAACGTTTACGGATCCTGAGGTGGAAGAAGACTTAAGATTACTAAGATAAGGTGTAGCCGATCACACTGGTGAAAGAACCAACAACACTGATGGTGATGACAATAAGAACGTGAGtgttatgaaaatgaaaattgttttgAGTAAGCAAAAGTTAGAGAAGCTGCTCCAAGGAGGGTCGTTCCATGAAATGGTGTACCAGACTCTTGAGAAACAAACTTTTCTTTCTGATGATAATAATCTTCAATGTAATACAAGTTGGAGACCTATGTTAAGATAGCATAGCTGAAAGCTGAATAATCCCACAAAGAAAACAATCTTGAGTTTGTTCAAGGACAATtgtttttgaggttttggtgtATATAAAAACCTTTGAAGCTATGTTATCAATgaccaatatatatattaatgatgacaagttttttttggtataataaAGAAACATTCTATTCTCGAGCTTTCCCTATTATTATGGTAATGGTTTTAACGCTAAGCTCTATTATGGTTTAACACTTTCATTTGGTATAATAAAAATCGTTTTCAAAATCAGAGCTTTCCCTATTATTATGGTTAACACTTTTAAACCAAAATTCAAAATCGGTTTGTTATTATACAGAAGGAAACATTAAGCTCTGTTTTTGAAATCGATTTTGCTACCTTGAGTGATTAGCAAGGTTGATT
This Brassica napus cultivar Da-Ae chromosome C6, Da-Ae, whole genome shotgun sequence DNA region includes the following protein-coding sequences:
- the LOC106422565 gene encoding probable E3 ubiquitin-protein ligase RHG1A — encoded protein: MQGERASMGEALNFENGSSSTNPVVDQQIRWGNRHSIGDNDLQNYMNSAADTTNTSFANSVYPEQREGSSGGAKNEAPTIITEQWMVEFMQPSSSANGVVGDLNAEQNGLESGLIIPENGGSCADGQRKRKALDAGIGQSNVGFREFHRGESSSLNMSLNHGPRGLGPGGVPNLSAPPAIIPDSSNRNFSVRADPENVFAAGTVIRQPIAPSLSAPGDQQLVDLRYRHAFGNYTPLNPNASAGTTIPPLSRNMTPPFQWNPAAAAGGSSVVVERSNMLANALFVPPPGVTNLPHGHVSGPWNSVQPSPSLTPYQNNSAQNQRRLSEHLRRRSLLSSAPLDQHVLHQSGGDATFQAQSRAFSRVVPRQGQTTNGVPQSSRGRGRLAELRNVLEQMRRTGTLRLEDVMLLNQSMLGAAGIHDRYRDMRLDVDNMSYEELLSLGERIGDVCTGLNEETISNRLKQRKYSSDTRCPQEIEPCCICQEEYNEGEELGMLECGHGFHSQCIKEWLKQKNLCPICKTTGLNTVEKPGI